In the Callospermophilus lateralis isolate mCalLat2 chromosome 7, mCalLat2.hap1, whole genome shotgun sequence genome, AGACTTCCTtagaggaagggaggaggtgTGGAGAGGAGAGGGGACCTGCCTGAGGCCACACTTCCCAGTCCCGTCTGGCAGGAGGGAAGGTAACTCAGAGCCTTCGCTTTGGGTCAAGTCTTCAGTGGGGTGGGGGCCCTCGGGAAGAAGCAGGAGGACCGAGGGCGGACCCGCGGGCGCACTGGGGAGGGGGCGGTGTCTAGATTTCCCTCCCCCTCTGGGGCTGGCGCCGCCCCCACCCGCAACCCTCCCCTACTCACTGCCGGTGGACGACGAGGAGCGGCGCTGCCCGCAGCCGGAGCCCGCGCCCTCCAAGGGCAGAGGTGGGGCAGGCGGCAGCGAGCTCTGGGTCTCAGGcaggggcggcggcggcggcggcggcggtggcggcaGCTCCCTGGACGGCTTGGAGTCCGCGGTGCAGCCGTTTTGCACGTGGTTCCCTGGGAGCAGAGCCGCCTGCGGGGGAGCGGAGGAGCTGGCTAGTGAGGCGCGGGCTGCAGGGCCGGATCCGGGGCGGCCGGCGGGTGCGGGCTGGAGGGCACGCACCTCCTCGCTGTGCGCCATGCCCGGGCGTGCTGCCAGCGGCTCCCCGGTGCAGCGGCCCAGCTGGCGGTAGTAGTCCCCCGTGCTGGGCTGCTTGATGAAGGTCCGGGACTTGCGGCCGGAATCCTGCCTCCGCAGCCCGTTGTGGTGGTCGCGGGAGCTCGGCTGCGGGAAGACCGATGGGCTTTGACCACTTGTCCCCAACACCCCGCAACGCCCCCTTCCCCAGCTCTTCTCTCCGGGGCTCAAGGCCAGCAGCCGTCGAGTGGTGCAGCCGCCGAGTCCCTAGATTCCCGTGTTCTCAGGGCAACACGGGGCTAGGGTCAAGGGGGCCTCGGTGGAAGGGAAGCCTGGACCGGCCCTACAGGGAGGGGTTCTGGGCGGAGGCCAAGGGCACAGGGGCCCCCACTGAGGCCAGAAGGGGCGGGTCCAGGGGCGGGGTGGCCCAGCCCTGACGCCAGGGGGAGTCGGAGAAGGGATAGCAGCTCTCAGCTTAGTAGCCCTGTGGCCCGGGCCGCACCCTGCAGCCAACCGCGCGTCCTAGGGGGGTTTCGGCCCCTAGGGAGCCCTGCCCAGAGCCGGTGCCCTGTTAGATTCCTGCTTGCCCAGGGTTCCCGGCCGACAGGCCCCGAGTTTGTTCCTACCTGCGACTGTGCCGGTGGCCCCCGCTGTGCACCTGGCGGCGGGGGCGGCAAGGATCCGACACCTGCGTTACCTGATCCTTCCTCTCAGGTTACAGCCCGGCCCGCGCCCGCCCGGTCGCGGCTGGCCTATGGGCTCTGTCGGCCTGACATCACCTAGGACCCGCCAATCCCAGGCCGAACCCCCCAGCAGTCAGGGATGCCACCGAAGCCCAACTGCTCCTCCACACCTGGCGGGTATGCTGCACCGGTCGCACCGGCCAGGTGTGGCCCCGCCCCCTGGACCTTTCTCCCTGAACATGGTCCTGGCACCCCGACCTTCAGGTCCCTACTCATTTGCCAGAGACAGGATGAGGGTCTGACCGCTGGCGGTCTCATTTGGCTCCTGGGTTCCAGGTCGCGTCCCCTCCTTTCCCTCTTGCATCTGGAAACCATCACCATCCTCGTAAACGACACCAACACCCGCGCACAAGTCTCAGGTTTCAGGGGCAGCAAGGCGGGCTCAGGTGACAACTCAGCCTGCCGCCCCATTGCGGATGCCCCCAGCTAAGCCCAGCTCCGGGAGAAGGACCCGAGGTGGTGGGGGTTGCCCTGGGCCCCATCCTTCAGCCTGTGCGTCCTCGAGGTGGCCTCGGACCCTCTGCACCCCGCCCGTCCAGGCTCACGTTGCAGGAAACGCGACACGCTGGATTTGTTTTCTGGGCCAGCCAGTCCCCTCCACACCCCCTGCAGCCCCAGAGGCACGACCCTGCTCTCTCCCGCAGCTCAGGCACCCGTGCAGGGCGCAGCAGGCACACAAAGGTCTCTTTGTGGAGCAGACCCAACTCCTGCAGCTCAGCACGCACACACCCCAGAGGGGTGTGGGAAGGCACAGTTCTGGCCCTTGGCTCAGGCATGGGGACTGGGTGCTGGTCAGACCACCTGTCCCAGGCTTTGGGCAGGGCTCACATGCCAGCCCAGGCTGTGAAAGTTGACTGGGCCCAGGCCACTTGCAGCCCCAGCAGAGCCTACTAGAGCTCCCTCCAGAGATGAAAGGGGAATCTGATTTTAGAGCTTGGTCTGGGGTGGCATGAAGGGGGTGGCAGTTGGAGTTCTTGTGGAGCTCAATGTCCCTCCCATGCCTCTGTGACAGTGGCCTTGTGACCTGTTCCACCAGTGCAAACATTATTCAGCTTCATCCTGGAGTGGTCTGCCTTAGGCTGGGAAGGGAACTGTAAGGTCTAGGCTCTGACAGGACCCTGGGGGGCTGCCACCACACACCTGGCCCCCTGTGGTCTCATGTTTTTTTCCCCACCTCTCAGACCAGCTGGGTCCCCTCAACCTCCCTGCCCAAGTCCCAGAGCTGCCCAGACAGGACCTCCGCCCGCTTCCCTGCAGTCCCCGGTGACCTGGACCACTCACAATCACTGTGTCCTCCCTCACACCACCCTCCTAAGCTCACGGTGCTTGCTTCTCCCCCCAGGGTGCCCACCTCAGCACTGGCTCCTCCAAAGTACAGAAGCTCAAACCTCAGCAGGAGCCAACTTCAGCTTCTTGGCCACTCGGACAGCAGGTGCTGGGTCCTGCTGGTGTTCACTCACCTGACACTCCCTCCTCCTGGCCCTCACCCTCAAGCTACGATACGACATGGCGTCTCCCACCTGGAAGACATCTAGGGTTCCATTCTTCACCTGAGCCCATGGCTGTGGGCATGGGCATGTTAGTGGAGGGCAATCTGCACATGTTCTCTGTCATCTCAGGGAAAACCCTGCCACTCCATGCAAGAGGCAGCATAGACCCAGCTCCTGGTGAGGCACAGCCATCCGGGGCTGGATATTTTCACCCCAACTTGGCATGGAGGGTGATGTGTTTGTCTAACTCAACTTCCTGTGCCCAGTGCAGCCCTGAGCCCTCATGGAACTGATCAGGAGCTTTGACTCTTGAACATGCCCTGGACCCAGGGACCCCACCTGTGTCTACTAGCCAGGCCAGTCCCACCCCTGGGAGGCAGGCAGGGGGAGGGCTCACTACCTCCTTCTTGAGTGGCTCTGTCTCCACGTGGCGGAGCTTGTTCTTGGTCTGCATGTAGATGTCAGCTGCATGGAGCCCCACAGGAGGGTTGGGGGCTGGGTAGCCCGGTGGAGGTGGGGGCAGCTGGGTGCCTGGGGGTGGGGGCGGTGGAGGGAAGCTGGGGGGTGGTGGCGGGGGTACAGATCTCCCCATCTTGCCCTGAGACAGGCCCAGCTCTGGGTTCAGCATATCCATGTAGTTCTGTATGTCTGCGGCTCTTGCGCTGGAAAGTCCTGCAGAGGCAGCAAGGAAGGCCGGGTGTGGGAGTTTGCAGAGAGGCTGTCCCCCAGAACTTGCCAGACTCCCCACTACCTAGAAACCACTTGTTGAGAGGCAAAGCAGTCTCTGGGTGCTATTCGATGTGGCTCACTGTGGCCTCTGGCAGTGCTGGATGGTTCCTGCTCCCCAGCCCTGCACTAAGGTTGGAGGACAATGTGCTCAGGTTTGGAAGGGAAGCAGCAGGGGGCTTTGGGCTCCAGGTGTGCCTGCAGGGCAGGGCCACCTGGACAGGGGAGAGGCAGCTCTTCAGGGAAGATCTGGCAGAGCAGGTGGCAGGAGTCTGGATGGCCACACCCAACCTTACGGGGCACCTAGTCAGCTCTGCAGTCCACCACCTGGTGACAGGAAACAGGCACTGCAGGTGGATCACGTTCACGCTCAGGGTGTGGTCAGTGTGTAGACCCATGTCTGGCTTTGCCCAAGGTTTGTGCAATTGTGTATGTTTGAGCCTTTCACATTTGTGCACACAATTCTTTGTATTTGTGAATGTGTCTGTGTTGGTCTGTAGACACTGTGTGCATGTGTCTCTCCAGTGAAAACCTAGGTGTGAGTCCTTGTGTAAGTGCACGCAGACCTGTAAGGTGCACACGACTCTGCTTGTGTGCCTGAGCATTCCTATGTATGTGTATACTGTGTTTACAGACATACAGATGTGACTTTTGAGTGTGGGTAGGCAAGAACAATGAGCCATGGGTGAGGCGCAGTGAGTTTTTGTGGGGAATATATGTGGATGTACATGTGGTTGTGTGGTGGGCACACAGGACCCTGGGTGTTTAGGACAGTGAGGGAAGGGTCGCCTGTGGTGGACCACTGGCAGGATGCCCTAGGCAGTGTgctttccctcctccctctccctccagcCCACTCACCACGAGGAGGAGGGCGCTGGCCCTTGATGCTTGAGTGGCTGGAAGAGCAGGAGTCGTAGTTGGAGAGGGTGCTGGCAGGCGAGCTGAGGTCAAAGTTCTGTGGCTGGACTGACATGGTGGTGTTGGGTGAGGACATGCCCGAGTCAGGCTGCTTTGCCTCCAACTCAGTGGACGAATCCTGGGACAGTACTCGATGCTCCACACTCTGAGGAGAAGGCAGGAGGGCTGTGAGGGCAAGCCTCCTCCACAGACCTGCGCTTTCTGGGCCAGGTCCCATTCAGGCATGCCCTTGCTGTGTGACTTTAGTCAAGCCACTTCCCTCTCTGAGATCCTTTCCCTATTGCAAAAGGGTCTTGGGTTCTTCTGAGGCTAAGATTCAAGTCCAGCCCCCTAGCAGGACCTCGGGTTTCAGAGATACTCCCATCCTGGCCCCTCCCTGTTCAGGAGGCTAGAAACCACCAAGGGAAGGGGCCCTGGGCTGCACCCCAGGGAGACTGCCATGCACCAGCCTTCCCTTATCAACCAGCAGAGGGCCTGGGCTCTCGTGTTTCTTCAGGAGGGGGTTTGGGGTGGGGTACAGGGAGAGCCGTCCCCTCTTACCTGCTGAAAACCCCTGTTTCTCCTTTCCCAACCTGTCAGCTCCCAGCACCAACCCAGCCAGTCTCCTGATGGGGCTCTGGGGGTGGGGAAGGGTGGGGCCTGGTGGCCCAGCAGAGCTGGGATGGGCAGCCCCTGCGCAGGCTCCCAAGCCTGTCCCCCTCCCTCCCGCCGCCGCAGTCTGTGCCTCTGACCACAGGCTGGGATTGGGCTGGGGTGGGGGCCCTGCTTACATTGCCCATGCTGTCCTGCTGCCGGCAAGCCTGCTCTCTCTGCTGCCTCCTGCCCAGACCTACTCCTCCctgccccatgccccctccctgccTGAGAAGTGTCACAGGCCCCCTGGGAAAGGGAGGCAGCCTGGCACCAGGTAACAGCTCGGCAGCCACGCTCATTGGCCCTGTAATTAGGGGCTCTTTGGGAGTGTTTGCCTTTTCTGGGCCAGCATCCTTGGTGGCTTGTATCTGTCACTGCTGTAGCTGGGCCTGCCTGGGTGAGAGTGTCAGGCCCTCCAGCCCACCCACCCACATTCAGGAGGTTCAGCCTCTGCTGACTATCCTAAGAGCCAAAAGGGAGCCCAGGATAACAGCTTTGGGGGACAGCCTGAAGGTGCCCTTTTCTTGGCTGACACTAGTGGGCACCAAGGGCACCTGGTCCTGACCCCCATGGGCTACAGACACAAAAGGCTgggactcaggctttgcagcctgAGAAAATGGCTTTAAATTACCCCCCTCCACTTATTAGCCTCGCAACCTTGGACACTCACTTGTCTTTTCTGTgcctgtttcttcatctgtaaatggGTAAGTACAATGTTCCTTGCCCAGTGGGTGGCCAAAAAAGACTTTAAAAGTTAAGTGCCATGCATGGCATGATATCTAGAGAATGTCTTATGTGCCAACAGATACTATAAGATGAACTTGAGACCTGCCAAGCACTCAGCCCGCCAGAGTCAAAATtcaataaattcaataaattatTGCTAGCAGTGGAGCAAACTCTCAGAAGGTACTGGAGGGTCTTGGAAGTTCCTGGGCTCTGCTGCTGCGCCCACAGCCCCACAACAGAGACAGATTCTCTCAGCTGGAAGGAACTCACCTTTGGGGCAGAATGGCCCTAGACAGTGTCCTCCCCTGCTTGTAGGCCCCAGTGACAGGGTACTCACTAGCTGCAGGGCCACCCACACTCTTTGCAAGTTCCTTTCCAGGGGGGAATTCATCCTCTAGTCTACCTACAGTCTCTGATCCTGGGCCTTGCTACTCTGCAAGGACTGGGGTAGTCAGGCCAGGGACCATCCACTGTCTCTCCCCTAGGCTTCTCTTGGAAGCCCCAGTCATGGCCGGCTGTCTTCTGGAACTATCAGCTTATTTCTGCAGATGTCAGTGAGGTCCACCCTCTTCCTACCTCATTTCTCCAAGAAAGCAGATGGGCAGGGCCCTAGACTTAGTGACATCCACACCTGAGTCCTGGCCCCAGTGGGTTACTTCATGGCTGAGCAaccataataaaataatttacaagAGTCACAAAAGTGTCCGGTTATGAATTAACTAGGAATGCACCAGCATGTGATATTGTGGTCAAGAAAGAGTGGTCCTTCACCACTTACTGAATGCATGACCTTGGGTCTCCCGGAGATTCAGTTTACTCACCTATGACCTGGAGACACTAGCATTACCTACCTCAGAGGGTGGCTGTCAGTTAAATGAGCTGATAAGGTGGGTGGGTGAATGAACTGGGCTGGCCCCTGGTTGGAGTCTTCTGATCTCTCCTAGCCTTATCTCTTGTCAGGATGACTCTGGTCCTCCCTGTCTCCCTTCCCTGGACCTTTTGTCCTCTTGCACCTCACTGTGCCTTGCTCCCCAGTGGGCAGTGGATCTGAGCTGAGAGGTAGGTCTGACAGTGGTCAAGGACAGTACTCCTTGTGTCACCTTGGGCAAGGGGATGCACGTCCCTGAACTTCAGTTCCCTCCCTGGTAGAAGGGGTAAGACCTCGACtcctggggtggggggcgggacGAGATGACAACGAAGGCTGTATCCGGGTCATACCAGGTTCTCCACGGTGCGCAAGTAGCGGGTGCAGTGGCTGTGGCCATTGTAGTCCGACAGGTCGGCGGCCGTGTACCCGTCACGGTCGCGGACGTCCAGCTCCGCGCCGTTCACTACCAGGATCTGGCAACACTGCGGGGGCATGGGGTGAGCACCTGGCGGCGCCCGGCGCCCCGCGCCCGGGCGGGGCTGTGCTGAGAGCGCGGCGCCAGCAGAGGGCGCGCGCCCCGCCCGGGCCCCGCCCCGGGCCCCGCCCGCCCCTAGGCCCCGCCCCTCTCGGGCCGCCCTGACCTCCAGCTCGCCGTTCTCTGCGGCGTCATGCAGCGGGGTCCCTCCCCACAGGTCGGCCGAGATCTCGCCGCCGTGCAGCAGGAGCCAGCTGAGCACTTTGGCATGGCCGCGGCTAGCGGCGAAGTGCATGGCTGTGGCGCCGTCTTTGTCCTGCTCCGACAGGCTCACGTCGGTGCAGCTCAcctggagagagggaggggcggaGAAAAGGGCGGGGACTGGGCACCAGGCCCCTCCTGGCTGGGCCACCGCCCCGTGTCCATTTCCAGGCCCCCTCCCTTCCTGTGACCAGCTCACCAGCCACACGATGACCGAGCTGTGGCCCATCTGTGCTGCTGCATGCAGCGGGGTCATGCCATCGTGGGCGCGCGCGTGCGGGTCCGCGCCGCACTCCTGCACCAGGTACTGCGTCACCTCCAGGTGGCCCTCCTGGCACGCCAGGTACAGGGGCGTGGCACCATTCTTGGTTTGGGCATTCACTCCCCTGCGAATATGCAACACCCACCATGGTTTCATGGTTTCTCAGTGCCAGCGGTCGTCCTTGCCTCAATTCTGGGAGCCCCGGAGGACCGGGAGAGTGGGTTGGACTAGATCCTACAGCAGCCTCCCGGTCCCCTCGGCTGTGGTCCCACCCACagcagcctgttttttttttttttttttttttttttttaaagagagaattttttaatatttattttttagttttcagcgggcacaacatctttgtatgtggtgctgaggatcgaacccaggccgcaggcatgccagacgagcgtgctaccgcttgagccatatccccagcccctgcagccTGGTTTTTATAAAGCATCTGACAGCACATCCTGCTCTTAGGGGAACAGTCCCACCTTTACCAATGTCCTGCATTGCTCTGGACCCCTCCTACCCTGGGGCAGCCCTGTGGATGGCCTGTCATGCTTGGTTAGCCATAACTGCTTCTGGCCTAAGCTTAACCCAGAGGAGGGAGTTCTTGGAGGTCAGGGAGGGTTAGCGTTGCCAGATGAAACACAGGATGTCACttaaatctgaatttcagataaatatcAATAATGTGTTAGCAAATCCCAGATACTGCATGGAACATACTTTtaccaaaaaatatttatctcaAATTTGAAGTTAATTGACATCCTGGGTTTTGTTGTGCAccaaggtggtggtggtggttctttttctttctttcttttcttttctttcttttttttttttttttttcagtactgaggattaaccccaggagtgctctactactgagctacattcccagtcattattattattattattattattacaaattTTGAGGCAGGGGCTAATCAAATTGCCcaagatggccttgaacttggaatccctctGTCTGatgctcccaagtaactgggattacagttgtgcaccaccatgcttagCTAGGAAGATTCATCTTAAGTCCCACTGTCATTCCCATTTTGCAGAAAGGCAACTGAGGCTTGGTCCACGTGTTGCCACAGGCCACTCAGCTGGTAAGTGGCATGGGAACACATATCTGTCTGGGATGCAGGGCCTTCCCTGCAGTAAGTTTGCAGGTACTGAAAAGACAGAGTGGGGGAGGGGCCCTATGTCCCAGGTGCTTCCACTACAGCTTACCTTTCAGCTGTCACTGCCCTTCATCCTTGCTTCTCCACCCAGCTCATTGTCCTAACTGGGGAACAGTGAG is a window encoding:
- the Espn gene encoding espin isoform X6 — protein: MALEQALQAARQGDLDVLRSLHAANLLGPSLRDPLDALPVHHAARAGKLHCLRFLVEEAALPAAARARNGATPAHDAAATGHLACLQWLLSQGGCRVQDKDNSGATVLHLAARFGHPEVVNWLLRYGGGEPTMATDTGALPVHYAAAKGDFPSLRLLVGHYPEGVNAQTKNGATPLYLACQEGHLEVTQYLVQECGADPHARAHDGMTPLHAAAQMGHSSVIVWLVSCTDVSLSEQDKDGATAMHFAASRGHAKVLSWLLLHGGEISADLWGGTPLHDAAENGELECCQILVVNGAELDVRDRDGYTAADLSDYNGHSHCTRYLRTVENLSVEHRVLSQDSSTELEAKQPDSGMSSPNTTMSVQPQNFDLSSPASTLSNYDSCSSSHSSIKGQRPPPRGLSSARAADIQNYMDMLNPELGLSQGKMGRSVPPPPPPSFPPPPPPPGTQLPPPPPGYPAPNPPVGLHAADIYMQTKNKLRHVETEPLKKEPSSRDHHNGLRRQDSGRKSRTFIKQPSTGDYYRQLGRCTGEPLAARPGMAHSEEAALLPGNHVQNGCTADSKPSRELPPPPPPPPPPLPETQSSLPPAPPLPLEGAGSGCGQRRSSSSTGSTKSFNMMSPTGDNSELLAEIKAGKSLKPTPQSKGLTTVFSGSRQPATQPDTQVPPVSPAPSRARSPTPPAVGPQPLLNGSIVPAPPATPAPGVQLNVETLVPIHDEQGRPIPEWKRQVMVRKLMVKMQEEEEQKRKEEEEEARLASLPAWRRDLLRKKMEEERAQKRKEEERQKQEEIQREKEQSEKLRTLGYDESKLAPWQRQVILKKGDIPK
- the Espn gene encoding espin isoform X3, producing MALEQALQAARQGDLDVLRSLHAANLLGPSLRDPLDALPVHHAARAGKLHCLRFLVEEAALPAAARARNGATPAHDAAATGHLACLQWLLSQGGCRVQDKDNSGATVLHLAARFGHPEVVNWLLRYGGGEPTMATDTGALPVHYAAAKGDFPSLRLLVGHYPEGVNAQTKNGATPLYLACQEGHLEVTQYLVQECGADPHARAHDGMTPLHAAAQMGHSSVIVWLVSWSQEGRGPGNGHGAVAQPGGAWCPVPALFSAPPSLQVSCTDVSLSEQDKDGATAMHFAASRGHAKVLSWLLLHGGEISADLWGGTPLHDAAENGELECCQILVVNGAELDVRDRDGYTAADLSDYNGHSHCTRYLRTVENLSVEHRVLSQDSSTELEAKQPDSGMSSPNTTMSVQPQNFDLSSPASTLSNYDSCSSSHSSIKGQRPPPRGLSSARAADIQNYMDMLNPELGLSQGKMGRSVPPPPPPSFPPPPPPPGTQLPPPPPGYPAPNPPVGLHAADIYMQTKNKLRHVETEPLKKEPSSRDHHNGLRRQDSGRKSRTFIKQPSTGDYYRQLGRCTGEPLAARPGMAHSEEAALLPGNHVQNGCTADSKPSRELPPPPPPPPPPLPETQSSLPPAPPLPLEGAGSGCGQRRSSSSTGRWGTALPDRLPGRCPQPRPAGTKSFNMMSPTGDNSELLAEIKAGKSLKPTPQSKGLTTVFSGSRQPATQPDTQVPPVSPAPSRARSPTPPAVGPQPLLNGSIVPAPPATPAPGVQLNVETLVPIHDEQGRPIPEWKRQVMVRKLMVKMQEEEEQKRKEEEEEARLASLPAWRRDLLRKKMEEERAQKRKEEERQKQEEIQREKEQSEKLRTLGYDESKLAPWQRQVILKKGDIPK
- the Espn gene encoding espin isoform X2, with the translated sequence MALEQALQAARQGDLDVLRSLHAANLLGPSLRDPLDALPVHHAARAGKLHCLRFLVEEAALPAAARARNGATPAHDAAATGHLACLQWLLSQGGCRVQDKDNSGATVLHLAARFGHPEVVNWLLRYGGGEPTMATDTGALPVHYAAAKGDFPSLRLLVGHYPEGVNAQTKNGATPLYLACQEGHLEVTQYLVQECGADPHARAHDGMTPLHAAAQMGHSSVIVWLVSWSQEGRGPGNGHGAVAQPGGAWCPVPALFSAPPSLQVSCTDVSLSEQDKDGATAMHFAASRGHAKVLSWLLLHGGEISADLWGGTPLHDAAENGELECCQILVVNGAELDVRDRDGYTAADLSDYNGHSHCTRYLRTVENLSVEHRVLSQDSSTELEAKQPDSGMSSPNTTMSVQPQNFDLSSPASTLSNYDSCSSSHSSIKGQRPPPRGLSSARAADIQNYMDMLNPELGLSQGKMGRSVPPPPPPSFPPPPPPPGTQLPPPPPGYPAPNPPVGLHAADIYMQTKNKLRHVETEPLKKEPSSRDHHNGLRRQDSGRKSRTFIKQPSTGDYYRQLGRCTGEPLAARPGMAHSEEAALLPGNHVQNGCTADSKPSRELPPPPPPPPPPLPETQSSLPPAPPLPLEGAGSGCGQRRSSSSTGRWGTALPDRLPGRCPQPRPAEVRVLRHRKSTKSFNMMSPTGDNSELLAEIKAGKSLKPTPQSKGLTTVFSGSRQPATQPDTQVPPVSPAPSRARSPTPPAVGPQPLLNGSIVPAPPATPAPGVQLNVETLVPIHDEQGRPIPEWKRQVMVRKLMVKMQEEEEQKRKEEEEEARLASLPAWRRDLLRKKMEEERAQKRKEEERQKQEEIQREKEQSEKLRTLGYDESKLAPWQRQVILKKGDIPK
- the Espn gene encoding espin isoform X4, producing MALEQALQAARQGDLDVLRSLHAANLLGPSLRDPLDALPVHHAARAGKLHCLRFLVEEAALPAAARARNGATPAHDAAATGHLACLQWLLSQGGCRVQDKDNSGATVLHLAARFGHPEVVNWLLRYGGGEPTMATDTGALPVHYAAAKGDFPSLRLLVGHYPEGVNAQTKNGATPLYLACQEGHLEVTQYLVQECGADPHARAHDGMTPLHAAAQMGHSSVIVWLVSWSQEGRGPGNGHGAVAQPGGAWCPVPALFSAPPSLQVSCTDVSLSEQDKDGATAMHFAASRGHAKVLSWLLLHGGEISADLWGGTPLHDAAENGELECCQILVVNGAELDVRDRDGYTAADLSDYNGHSHCTRYLRTVENLSVEHRVLSQDSSTELEAKQPDSGMSSPNTTMSVQPQNFDLSSPASTLSNYDSCSSSHSSIKGQRPPPRGLSSARAADIQNYMDMLNPELGLSQGKMGRSVPPPPPPSFPPPPPPPGTQLPPPPPGYPAPNPPVGLHAADIYMQTKNKLRHVETEPLKKEPSSRDHHNGLRRQDSGRKSRTFIKQPSTGDYYRQLGRCTGEPLAARPGMAHSEEAALLPGNHVQNGCTADSKPSRELPPPPPPPPPPLPETQSSLPPAPPLPLEGAGSGCGQRRSSSSTGSTKSFNMMSPTGDNSELLAEIKAGKSLKPTPQSKGLTTVFSGSRQPATQPDTQVPPVSPAPSRARSPTPPAVGPQPLLNGSIVPAPPATPAPGVQLNVETLVPIHDEQGRPIPEWKRQVMVRKLMVKMQEEEEQKRKEEEEEARLASLPAWRRDLLRKKMEEERAQKRKEEERQKQEEIQREKEQSEKLRTLGYDESKLAPWQRQVILKKGDIPK
- the Espn gene encoding espin isoform X5, whose translation is MALEQALQAARQGDLDVLRSLHAANLLGPSLRDPLDALPVHHAARAGKLHCLRFLVEEAALPAAARARNGATPAHDAAATGHLACLQWLLSQGGCRVQDKDNSGATVLHLAARFGHPEVVNWLLRYGGGEPTMATDTGALPVHYAAAKGDFPSLRLLVGHYPEGVNAQTKNGATPLYLACQEGHLEVTQYLVQECGADPHARAHDGMTPLHAAAQMGHSSVIVWLVSCTDVSLSEQDKDGATAMHFAASRGHAKVLSWLLLHGGEISADLWGGTPLHDAAENGELECCQILVVNGAELDVRDRDGYTAADLSDYNGHSHCTRYLRTVENLSVEHRVLSQDSSTELEAKQPDSGMSSPNTTMSVQPQNFDLSSPASTLSNYDSCSSSHSSIKGQRPPPRGLSSARAADIQNYMDMLNPELGLSQGKMGRSVPPPPPPSFPPPPPPPGTQLPPPPPGYPAPNPPVGLHAADIYMQTKNKLRHVETEPLKKEPSSRDHHNGLRRQDSGRKSRTFIKQPSTGDYYRQLGRCTGEPLAARPGMAHSEEVRALQPAPAGRPGSGPAARASLASSSAPPQAALLPGNHVQNGCTADSKPSRELPPPPPPPPPPLPETQSSLPPAPPLPLEGAGSGCGQRRSSSSTGSTKSFNMMSPTGDNSELLAEIKAGKSLKPTPQSKGLTTVFSGSRQPATQPDTQVPPVSPAPSRARSPTPPAVGPQPLLNGSIVPAPPATPAPGVQLNVETLVPIHDEQGRPIPEWKRQVMVRKLMVKMQEEEEQKRKEEEEEARLASLPAWRRDLLRKKMEEERAQKRKEEERQKQEEIQREKEQSEKLRTLGYDESKLAPWQRQVILKKGDIPK
- the Espn gene encoding espin isoform X1, producing the protein MALEQALQAARQGDLDVLRSLHAANLLGPSLRDPLDALPVHHAARAGKLHCLRFLVEEAALPAAARARNGATPAHDAAATGHLACLQWLLSQGGCRVQDKDNSGATVLHLAARFGHPEVVNWLLRYGGGEPTMATDTGALPVHYAAAKGDFPSLRLLVGHYPEGVNAQTKNGATPLYLACQEGHLEVTQYLVQECGADPHARAHDGMTPLHAAAQMGHSSVIVWLVSWSQEGRGPGNGHGAVAQPGGAWCPVPALFSAPPSLQVSCTDVSLSEQDKDGATAMHFAASRGHAKVLSWLLLHGGEISADLWGGTPLHDAAENGELECCQILVVNGAELDVRDRDGYTAADLSDYNGHSHCTRYLRTVENLSVEHRVLSQDSSTELEAKQPDSGMSSPNTTMSVQPQNFDLSSPASTLSNYDSCSSSHSSIKGQRPPPRGLSSARAADIQNYMDMLNPELGLSQGKMGRSVPPPPPPSFPPPPPPPGTQLPPPPPGYPAPNPPVGLHAADIYMQTKNKLRHVETEPLKKEPSSRDHHNGLRRQDSGRKSRTFIKQPSTGDYYRQLGRCTGEPLAARPGMAHSEEVRALQPAPAGRPGSGPAARASLASSSAPPQAALLPGNHVQNGCTADSKPSRELPPPPPPPPPPLPETQSSLPPAPPLPLEGAGSGCGQRRSSSSTGSTKSFNMMSPTGDNSELLAEIKAGKSLKPTPQSKGLTTVFSGSRQPATQPDTQVPPVSPAPSRARSPTPPAVGPQPLLNGSIVPAPPATPAPGVQLNVETLVPIHDEQGRPIPEWKRQVMVRKLMVKMQEEEEQKRKEEEEEARLASLPAWRRDLLRKKMEEERAQKRKEEERQKQEEIQREKEQSEKLRTLGYDESKLAPWQRQVILKKGDIPK